From Paenibacillus sp. GP183, one genomic window encodes:
- a CDS encoding glycosyltransferase: MNTTQRVTVLMPVYNGGKFLSEAIESILNQTYREFEFLIINDGSTDNSEEIIKGYNDSRIIYVENEKNIGLIQTLNKGLGLINSDYIARMDADDISFPTRLEKQIKFMDQNKDIAVSGTSIQLFDERGWKKNYIVRKDPLQIKTQLLFYSALMHPTVILRRKIIVEGNFTYNEAHQSLEDFGLWQKISFEHKLSNIQEVLLKYRINESGITQVAEKDMDKRDIMQMRVYQQAFEYLNVSIDNKELKKYRLFIAGSAFNDKDNIAIIAKLLKSLKRSIENDGYDLGMFYKIMNGYFRKNCSNSGFNFQESSDIYKEFFTDLFKYSFTDKLKFAIRRYLFKY; the protein is encoded by the coding sequence ATGAATACCACTCAAAGGGTTACAGTGCTAATGCCTGTATACAACGGAGGGAAATTTCTATCTGAAGCAATTGAAAGCATATTAAATCAAACATATAGAGAGTTTGAATTTTTAATAATTAACGACGGTTCAACAGATAATAGTGAAGAAATAATTAAGGGATATAATGATAGTAGAATCATATATGTGGAAAATGAGAAAAATATAGGTTTAATTCAAACTTTAAACAAAGGATTAGGTTTAATCAATAGTGATTATATAGCTAGAATGGATGCTGATGATATTAGTTTCCCAACAAGGCTAGAAAAGCAAATTAAGTTTATGGACCAAAATAAAGATATTGCAGTATCTGGAACGTCAATTCAGTTGTTTGATGAGAGGGGTTGGAAGAAAAACTATATAGTGAGGAAAGATCCTTTGCAAATAAAAACACAACTTTTATTTTATTCTGCGTTAATGCATCCTACTGTAATATTGAGGAGGAAAATTATTGTTGAAGGGAATTTTACTTACAATGAAGCCCATCAATCGCTTGAAGATTTTGGTCTTTGGCAGAAAATTTCATTCGAGCACAAATTAAGTAATATTCAAGAAGTACTTTTGAAATATAGAATTAATGAATCAGGAATTACACAAGTAGCTGAAAAAGATATGGACAAAAGGGATATTATGCAAATGAGAGTTTATCAACAGGCTTTCGAGTACTTAAATGTGAGTATAGATAATAAAGAATTAAAAAAATATAGATTGTTTATTGCAGGCAGTGCTTTCAATGATAAAGATAATATCGCTATAATAGCAAAATTACTAAAATCATTGAAGCGGTCAATAGAAAACGATGGGTACGATTTAGGGATGTTTTATAAGATAATGAACGGATATTTTAGAAAAAACTGTTCGAATAGTGGTTTCAATTTTCAAGAGTCAAGTGATATTTATAAAGAATTCTTCACAGATTTATTTAAATATAGTTTTACAGACAAGTTGAAATTTGCAATTAGAAGATATTTATTTAAATATTAA
- a CDS encoding glycosyltransferase, which translates to MIGGINIKQLKVNMIMPNFNGEKYLKQSIDSFLDQDYINKKLIIVDNKSTDRSHEIINSYSGNKSILWVKEMDKGISNALNIASNYLDGDIIGYLGSDDLLCKDIFKSLNYYFNLLSVDAISCNSITYYVKSKYYYQRKNPNYPFNKTNLLKYGTLTGLQNIFFSRQIYDENSFDEKNKYSMDYEFYLRLANTRNINVYNLDQTATINIFDDNISYMMEKKQIQEAFNVAYRYCNNNAERLIVNKRKLIYQYRQFKKKLSSLLL; encoded by the coding sequence ATGATTGGAGGGATTAATATTAAGCAGTTAAAAGTAAATATGATTATGCCGAATTTTAATGGGGAAAAATATTTAAAACAGTCAATTGATAGCTTTTTGGATCAGGATTATATAAATAAAAAGCTAATCATCGTAGATAATAAATCAACTGATAGATCACATGAAATTATTAACAGTTATTCGGGGAATAAAAGTATATTATGGGTTAAAGAAATGGATAAGGGAATTTCTAATGCATTAAATATTGCGTCAAACTACTTAGATGGTGATATTATCGGTTATTTAGGATCAGATGATTTATTGTGTAAAGATATCTTTAAGTCCTTAAATTACTATTTTAATCTATTGAGTGTTGATGCCATAAGTTGTAATTCTATTACTTATTATGTAAAAAGTAAATATTATTATCAAAGAAAAAATCCCAATTATCCGTTTAATAAAACCAATTTACTTAAATACGGAACACTAACTGGTTTGCAAAATATATTTTTCTCACGTCAAATTTATGATGAAAATAGTTTTGATGAAAAAAATAAGTATAGCATGGACTATGAATTTTATTTAAGGCTTGCAAATACCAGGAACATAAATGTTTATAACTTGGACCAGACAGCAACAATTAATATATTTGATGACAATATTTCTTACATGATGGAGAAGAAACAAATTCAAGAGGCTTTTAATGTTGCTTATAGGTATTGTAATAATAATGCCGAGCGTCTTATTGTTAATAAAAGAAAACTTATCTATCAATATCGTCAATTTAAGAAAAAGCTGAGTTCATTGTTGTTATGA
- the gmd gene encoding GDP-mannose 4,6-dehydratase, translating to MKKKALITGITGQDGSFLAEFLLEKEYEVHGIIRRSSSFNTGRIEHLYIDELIKDMHNESRVILHYGDMTDSTNLIRLIREIEPDEIYNLAAMSHVKVSFEVPEYTADTDAIGTLRLLEAVRFLGYEARTKIYQASTSELYGKVQEVPQRETTPFYPRSPYGVAKLYGYWITKNYREAYNMFAVNGILFNHESERRGETFVTRKITLAAARINKGTQEKLYLGNLDARRDWGYAKDYVECMWLMLQHEAPEDFVIATGEMHTVRKFTTLAFKEVGIEIEWRGEGVDETGVDKATGKALVEVDPKYFRPTEVEQLLGDPTRAKTILGWNPTKTSFEELVKIMVKSDIRLVERENRIRREFD from the coding sequence ATGAAAAAAAAAGCACTTATTACAGGGATAACAGGTCAAGATGGCTCTTTTTTAGCAGAATTTTTATTAGAAAAAGAGTATGAGGTACATGGAATTATTAGAAGAAGTTCATCGTTTAATACAGGAAGAATCGAACATTTATACATAGATGAGCTGATTAAAGATATGCATAATGAAAGTAGGGTTATCCTACATTATGGGGATATGACCGATTCGACAAATCTTATTAGACTAATAAGAGAAATAGAACCAGATGAAATATATAATTTAGCAGCTATGTCCCATGTTAAAGTTTCATTTGAAGTTCCAGAATATACTGCAGATACAGATGCAATTGGAACATTACGATTACTTGAAGCGGTAAGATTTTTAGGGTATGAAGCCAGAACAAAAATATATCAAGCGTCCACTTCTGAATTGTATGGAAAAGTGCAAGAAGTACCTCAAAGAGAAACAACACCTTTCTACCCGAGAAGTCCTTATGGTGTAGCTAAGCTTTACGGTTATTGGATCACAAAAAACTATAGAGAAGCCTACAATATGTTTGCTGTTAATGGGATTTTATTCAACCATGAATCCGAAAGGCGTGGTGAGACTTTTGTAACTAGAAAAATTACACTTGCTGCTGCAAGAATTAATAAAGGAACACAAGAGAAGTTATACCTTGGTAATCTAGATGCCAGACGAGACTGGGGGTATGCTAAAGATTATGTTGAATGTATGTGGCTAATGCTACAACACGAAGCCCCAGAAGACTTTGTAATAGCTACAGGTGAAATGCATACCGTAAGAAAATTTACAACTTTAGCTTTTAAAGAAGTTGGAATTGAAATTGAATGGCGAGGTGAAGGTGTCGATGAAACAGGGGTTGATAAAGCAACAGGAAAAGCATTAGTTGAAGTTGATCCCAAATATTTCAGACCAACAGAAGTAGAACAACTATTAGGGGACCCTACTAGAGCGAAGACAATATTAGGATGGAACCCTACCAAAACTAGTTTTGAAGAGCTAGTTAAAATAATGGTTAAAAGTGATATTAGGCTTGTTGAAAGAGAAAATAGAATAAGAAGAGAGTTTGACTGA
- a CDS encoding winged helix-turn-helix domain-containing protein, whose translation MEIIGAYIKREFKHEYSIRGISKMMHRMGLSYTKPTYTLAAAEVEKQNEFVKTTFPGLKKLRRRRN comes from the coding sequence CTGGAGATCATCGGTGCTTATATCAAACGTGAATTCAAACACGAGTACTCGATCCGCGGCATATCGAAAATGATGCATCGTATGGGGCTCAGCTACACCAAACCGACGTACACGCTAGCGGCTGCTGAAGTAGAAAAGCAGAACGAATTTGTCAAAACCACTTTTCCAGGCTTAAAAAAATTACGAAGACGGCGAAATTGA
- a CDS encoding DegT/DnrJ/EryC1/StrS family aminotransferase encodes MIEYKLSDDTWSNEEIEAINRVINSNRFSMGKEVEEYERKFSEKVGSKYAVMSNSGSSANLLAIAALVYSGKLSSGDEVIVPAVSWSTTFFPVAQHNLKLRFVDIDVNTFNIDVSILENAITDRTKAIFSVNLLGNPCEYGKILEVCKKYNLILIEDNCEALGGLYKEKQLGTIGLLGTYSTFYSHHLCTMEGGVTVTDDEELYHYLLSIRAHGWTRNLPSNSKIYAKSNDDFYESFNFIMPGYNLRPIEMEGAIGIEQLKKFDKIIEQRKKNAKYFIERIKDVKYIRPQKEVGDSSWFGFGMLLNDELDIRKQVVEALKKNNIEVRPVVAGNFTKNIAVKYLDYEIYGNLVNADIIHKNGFFVGNHSKDNRKEVDMLIDVLKGILNER; translated from the coding sequence ATGATAGAGTATAAATTGTCAGATGATACTTGGTCTAACGAAGAAATTGAAGCAATAAATCGCGTTATAAATTCTAATAGGTTCAGCATGGGCAAGGAGGTTGAAGAATACGAAAGAAAATTTTCTGAAAAGGTTGGAAGCAAGTATGCGGTTATGTCAAACTCTGGTTCTTCAGCAAATTTATTGGCAATAGCTGCATTGGTTTATTCTGGGAAGCTTTCTTCCGGCGATGAAGTAATTGTACCTGCCGTTTCTTGGAGTACTACATTTTTCCCTGTTGCTCAACATAATTTAAAGTTAAGATTTGTAGATATTGATGTAAATACATTTAATATTGATGTTTCAATTTTGGAGAACGCCATAACTGATAGAACTAAAGCAATATTTTCAGTGAATTTATTAGGAAACCCATGTGAATACGGAAAAATCTTAGAAGTTTGCAAAAAATATAATTTGATTCTTATAGAAGATAATTGTGAAGCATTAGGAGGCTTATATAAAGAAAAGCAATTAGGAACTATTGGCCTTTTGGGAACTTATTCAACGTTCTATTCTCACCATTTGTGTACAATGGAGGGTGGTGTAACAGTAACCGATGATGAAGAACTTTACCATTACTTATTGAGTATTAGAGCGCATGGTTGGACAAGGAATTTACCATCAAATAGTAAAATATACGCTAAAAGCAACGATGACTTTTATGAGAGTTTTAATTTTATAATGCCGGGTTACAATTTACGCCCTATAGAAATGGAAGGGGCAATTGGAATAGAACAATTGAAAAAGTTTGACAAAATTATAGAGCAAAGAAAGAAGAATGCTAAATATTTTATAGAACGAATTAAAGATGTAAAGTATATTCGACCCCAAAAAGAAGTTGGAGATTCCTCTTGGTTTGGGTTTGGGATGTTATTAAATGATGAATTAGATATTCGTAAACAAGTAGTAGAGGCTTTAAAGAAAAATAATATTGAAGTGAGGCCCGTTGTCGCCGGGAATTTCACAAAGAATATTGCAGTAAAATACTTAGATTATGAAATATATGGTAATTTAGTAAATGCAGATATAATTCATAAGAATGGCTTTTTTGTTGGGAATCATAGTAAAGATAATCGAAAAGAAGTAGATATGCTAATTGATGTTCTTAAAGGAATATTAAATGAAAGATAA
- a CDS encoding GDP-L-fucose synthase encodes MKDKHSKIFIAGRNGMVGSSIEIEFRKRGYEKIIGLNSKELDLRNQADVEDYFSKEKPEYVILAAAKVGGIMANMKSPAEFLYDNLAIQNNVIHCSYKFNIKKLLFLASSCIYPRLSPQPMKEEYLLDGKVEPTNEGYAIAKIAGLKMCEMYNKQYGTNFISVMPCNIYGIGDNFDPQKSHVVAGLIRKFHEAKIENKEYVEVWGTGDARRELMFNEDLADACIFLFESYSGDNFFNVGTGKDISIKHLAYLIKKAVGFDGDIKFDITKPDGMPQKLLDVSRLKDSGWVNKTELEDGIRKTYGWFLKHHT; translated from the coding sequence ATGAAAGATAAACATTCAAAAATTTTTATCGCTGGACGCAATGGAATGGTTGGTTCATCAATAGAAATAGAATTTCGGAAAAGAGGATATGAAAAGATTATTGGTCTAAATTCAAAGGAATTAGACTTAAGAAACCAAGCAGATGTTGAAGATTATTTTTCTAAAGAAAAACCAGAGTATGTCATATTAGCCGCAGCAAAGGTTGGAGGAATCATGGCAAATATGAAAAGTCCTGCTGAATTCTTATATGATAACTTAGCTATACAAAATAATGTTATACATTGTTCATATAAGTTTAACATTAAGAAATTGTTATTTTTAGCATCATCTTGTATTTATCCAAGATTATCTCCACAACCGATGAAAGAAGAGTATTTGCTGGATGGAAAAGTTGAACCTACTAATGAAGGATATGCAATTGCAAAGATTGCTGGCTTAAAAATGTGTGAGATGTATAATAAGCAATATGGTACAAATTTTATCAGCGTTATGCCTTGTAATATTTATGGAATCGGCGATAACTTTGATCCACAAAAATCTCATGTTGTAGCTGGATTGATTAGAAAATTCCATGAAGCAAAAATAGAAAATAAAGAATATGTTGAGGTTTGGGGTACGGGTGATGCAAGAAGAGAACTGATGTTTAATGAAGATTTAGCAGATGCATGCATATTTTTATTCGAATCTTATTCAGGAGACAATTTTTTTAACGTAGGGACTGGTAAAGATATTTCAATTAAGCATCTAGCATATCTTATAAAAAAAGCTGTAGGTTTTGATGGTGATATTAAGTTTGATATAACAAAACCCGATGGTATGCCACAAAAATTGCTAGATGTTTCAAGATTAAAAGATTCTGGATGGGTTAATAAAACAGAACTTGAAGATGGAATAAGAAAAACTTATGGTTGGTTTCTTAAACACCATACTTAA
- a CDS encoding oligosaccharide flippase family protein, with protein sequence MEKKSFLTELLKNIKSNYLRMIILAFLSFLSSVLFSRMLGPNSYGAYTYMIWLTSTMATLLGLGLGGTITKFLPMYYLNEQFDESKKILKSLLIIQTLCITVISIILIITFPLWENLLQSINSEETSILVFLSIVNILPVALLTLLISSVQALQRYDIFSKVAIKAQIFGFILNIILILIFHKIVYILIVSFIISTYQVILYAAFVKKELKFRVHDLFTEKSAIIDRKRIFNYSKYMYINVVWQQVVFTRSEYIFLGIYSGPKEIAVYGLAYGLVNMVGMVFSPVMNVLNNFFSALVAKQEINLLETIVVSLTKYFIILLLFLLTYAFAFSKEVINLVYSSQYNDVVLSFLIMLAGFVLLQGVGVAGSIPFLYEKQKFVVNMGIVAGVINILLDIILIPKWGSLGAAIANTTTQVISAIIGFIYIIKITNFRFSISKLIPSILLSIVFCLSLIYIQQFKLKLLIIIVYTLVYFSLLYVTKIISKQEINKIICKFK encoded by the coding sequence ATGGAAAAGAAAAGTTTTTTGACTGAACTACTAAAAAATATAAAAAGCAATTATTTAAGAATGATTATTCTAGCATTTCTTAGTTTTTTATCTTCAGTATTATTTTCGAGAATGCTGGGACCTAATTCCTATGGAGCCTATACTTATATGATCTGGTTGACTAGCACAATGGCAACACTACTGGGGTTAGGCTTAGGAGGAACAATAACTAAGTTTTTACCTATGTATTATTTAAATGAACAGTTCGATGAAAGCAAAAAAATTCTAAAATCTCTTTTGATAATACAAACACTTTGCATCACTGTTATAAGCATTATTTTAATTATTACATTTCCGCTATGGGAAAATCTATTGCAAAGCATTAATTCGGAAGAAACTTCTATTTTGGTTTTTTTATCAATTGTTAATATATTACCAGTAGCGTTGTTAACATTGTTAATAAGTTCAGTCCAAGCTTTACAAAGATATGATATATTCTCAAAAGTCGCGATTAAGGCTCAAATATTTGGATTTATTTTAAATATAATTCTTATATTAATATTTCACAAAATCGTTTATATTCTAATCGTTTCGTTTATTATTTCTACTTATCAAGTAATATTATATGCTGCTTTTGTTAAAAAAGAATTAAAATTTAGGGTTCATGATTTGTTTACTGAGAAAAGTGCAATTATAGATAGAAAAAGAATCTTTAATTATTCAAAATATATGTACATTAATGTTGTGTGGCAACAAGTTGTATTTACTCGCTCTGAATATATATTTTTAGGAATTTATTCAGGTCCAAAGGAGATTGCTGTTTATGGATTAGCATATGGTTTAGTTAACATGGTTGGAATGGTTTTTTCACCCGTAATGAATGTTTTAAACAATTTCTTTTCAGCATTGGTTGCTAAGCAAGAAATAAATTTATTAGAAACTATTGTTGTAAGTCTAACAAAATACTTTATTATTTTATTATTGTTTCTCTTAACATATGCATTTGCTTTTTCTAAAGAAGTCATCAACTTGGTATATTCTAGTCAATACAATGATGTTGTTTTAAGCTTCCTAATTATGCTTGCTGGTTTTGTCCTTTTACAAGGAGTTGGAGTTGCTGGTAGCATACCTTTTTTATATGAAAAACAAAAGTTCGTAGTCAATATGGGTATAGTAGCTGGTGTTATTAATATATTACTTGATATAATTTTAATACCTAAATGGGGTTCTTTAGGCGCAGCTATTGCTAATACAACTACTCAAGTTATTAGTGCAATTATTGGATTTATCTACATTATTAAGATTACTAATTTTAGATTTAGTATATCAAAGTTAATACCTAGTATATTGTTGAGTATTGTTTTTTGCTTATCTTTAATTTATATACAACAATTCAAATTGAAATTGTTGATAATAATTGTGTATACATTAGTTTATTTTTCATTACTATACGTTACAAAAATAATTAGTAAACAAGAAATAAACAAAATAATATGTAAATTTAAATAA
- a CDS encoding alpha-1,2-fucosyltransferase — translation MVIVKVIGGLGNQMFQYAFYRSLKEIYSNTKLDVLSFENYHLHNGFELENIFKNIKTEYANPKEIKEFSDCKKGAISNIRRKLFGVKQTYYCEEYLGYNKSIKNNTANMYFDGYWQSEKYFLDIENVIRKEFTFIPFNEKKNILMSNKMSQTNSICIHIRRGDYVNHPLYSNICNLEYYQNAIDYMKNNIANPFFYVFSDDISWCQNTFNITTQVDYIDWNKGNKSYRDMQLMSMCKHNIIANSTFSWWGAWLNSHPDKIVVAPKRILNSDNDVVDLIPENWIRI, via the coding sequence GTGGTTATTGTAAAAGTAATTGGTGGACTCGGTAATCAGATGTTTCAGTATGCGTTTTATAGATCACTGAAAGAAATATACTCAAATACAAAGCTTGATGTCCTATCATTTGAGAATTATCACTTGCATAACGGATTTGAGTTGGAGAATATATTTAAAAATATAAAAACCGAATACGCTAATCCAAAAGAAATAAAAGAGTTCTCTGATTGCAAAAAGGGAGCTATTTCCAATATCAGAAGAAAACTTTTTGGAGTTAAGCAAACATATTATTGTGAAGAATATCTTGGATATAATAAAAGCATCAAAAATAATACGGCCAACATGTATTTTGATGGTTACTGGCAAAGTGAAAAATATTTTTTGGATATTGAGAATGTAATAAGAAAAGAATTTACATTTATACCTTTCAATGAGAAAAAGAACATTCTTATGTCTAACAAAATGAGTCAGACTAATTCTATATGTATCCATATTCGGCGAGGTGATTATGTCAATCATCCTTTATATTCGAATATTTGTAATTTAGAATACTACCAAAACGCTATAGATTACATGAAAAATAACATAGCTAATCCTTTTTTTTATGTGTTTTCGGATGATATTTCGTGGTGTCAAAATACCTTTAATATTACGACTCAAGTTGATTACATTGATTGGAACAAAGGGAACAAGAGTTACAGAGATATGCAGTTAATGAGCATGTGTAAACATAATATTATTGCAAATAGTACTTTTAGTTGGTGGGGAGCCTGGCTTAATAGCCATCCAGATAAGATAGTTGTAGCACCAAAAAGGATTTTAAACAGCGATAATGACGTAGTGGACCTAATCCCAGAAAATTGGATAAGGATTTAA
- a CDS encoding sugar phosphate nucleotidyltransferase: protein MKFVLLSGGSGKRLWPLSNDARSKQFLKILENKNKVRESMVQRVWGQLKSMGLSDSAVVATSKAQVDIIQNQLGHHVPLVVEPERRDTFPAIALASVYLYSIEGASLDEVVCILPVDPFVEDTFFNQIKVLESVLQSSGADVALMGVNPTYPSSKYGYIIPHKNEKQQGTYVSVSHFIEKPTEEQAEELIRKQALWNCGVFAFKLDYIISLLIEKGLSIQYEELLKNYKKLPNISFDYEVVEKANHIVTLPYGGYWKDLGTWNTLTEQMAAQVIGKAIISEDSVNTHVINELDLPIIVLGLPNTVVAASPDGILVTEKSASPRIKDLLGTIDQRPMYEERRWGWYRVLDYTRFGENREVLTKRIGVKSGCNLSYQLHYKRCEVWTIVNGEGEFVLDDKIYPVKAGDVLQIPVEAKHGIKALTDLEFIEVQAGTDLIEDDIVRIFMTWEEIENHCLSKK, encoded by the coding sequence ATGAAATTCGTATTATTATCAGGTGGTTCTGGAAAACGATTATGGCCTTTATCTAATGATGCTCGATCGAAGCAGTTTTTAAAAATATTAGAAAATAAGAATAAGGTACGAGAATCAATGGTTCAGCGCGTTTGGGGACAGCTAAAATCGATGGGATTATCTGATTCAGCTGTTGTAGCTACTAGTAAAGCTCAAGTTGATATAATCCAAAATCAATTAGGTCATCATGTTCCTCTTGTTGTAGAACCTGAGAGAAGAGATACTTTTCCTGCAATAGCACTAGCATCCGTATATCTCTATTCAATTGAAGGTGCAAGCCTAGATGAGGTAGTATGTATTTTACCTGTAGATCCTTTTGTAGAGGATACTTTTTTTAATCAAATAAAGGTTTTGGAATCAGTACTTCAATCATCAGGTGCCGATGTAGCTCTTATGGGTGTAAATCCTACCTATCCTTCATCTAAATATGGTTATATTATTCCGCATAAAAATGAAAAACAACAGGGAACATACGTAAGCGTTAGTCATTTTATAGAAAAGCCAACAGAAGAACAGGCAGAGGAACTAATTAGAAAGCAAGCCTTGTGGAATTGCGGGGTTTTTGCATTTAAGCTAGATTATATAATCTCCTTATTAATTGAAAAGGGATTATCAATTCAATATGAGGAGCTACTAAAAAATTATAAGAAACTGCCGAATATCAGCTTTGATTATGAAGTTGTGGAGAAAGCTAATCATATCGTTACGCTTCCTTATGGCGGCTATTGGAAAGACTTAGGCACATGGAATACGTTAACTGAACAGATGGCGGCTCAAGTCATTGGTAAGGCAATAATCAGTGAGGATTCAGTTAATACACATGTAATAAATGAACTTGATTTACCGATCATTGTACTGGGACTACCGAATACAGTAGTAGCAGCAAGTCCAGACGGAATTTTAGTAACTGAAAAGAGTGCAAGTCCGCGTATAAAAGATTTATTGGGTACTATTGATCAAAGACCGATGTATGAAGAACGGCGTTGGGGCTGGTACCGTGTGCTAGATTATACGAGATTCGGTGAAAATCGAGAAGTGTTGACAAAACGAATTGGGGTTAAATCTGGATGTAATCTTTCCTATCAGTTACATTATAAACGTTGTGAAGTTTGGACCATTGTTAATGGGGAAGGCGAATTTGTCCTTGATGATAAAATATACCCTGTTAAAGCGGGAGATGTTCTACAGATACCAGTTGAGGCGAAGCATGGAATTAAGGCCTTAACAGATTTAGAATTTATTGAAGTTCAGGCTGGAACAGATTTAATTGAAGATGATATCGTACGTATCTTTATGACATGGGAAGAAATAGAGAATCATTGTTTAAGTAAAAAATAA
- a CDS encoding ogr/Delta-like zinc finger family protein produces MLEKNRLGAAPRVYFRPEFKKCPHCESKLRRTHTAWEKKIVTTNGIIHAWSMAYACKNLDCTHTGVAYKSAEAEMLSMKHSSYGYDVLALVGELRFKQHRTVKEVADALNERGIPTSERHAQNLYERYQTLLSASLDDHVNKVLAETTEQNGGVILSMDGVQPEKGNETLYVLREVFSGTVLAAQNMKSGTAEELKTLIEPIMELGYPIVGIVSDGQKSIRLAFETLLPDVPYQYCQYHYLKDIAKPIIEADRKLKMELKKSMRGIRDIERKIEQAEIQASETGKTEQPDSETAEITEAQIAKGYVAAVRALLLEDGDPPLELPGLMIYERAQAIQASLQRCLSKKRA; encoded by the coding sequence ATGCTTGAGAAAAATAGATTGGGTGCTGCGCCCAGAGTTTACTTCAGACCTGAGTTTAAAAAATGTCCGCACTGTGAGTCAAAATTGCGGAGAACCCATACAGCATGGGAGAAAAAGATTGTCACAACAAACGGAATCATCCATGCATGGAGTATGGCTTATGCTTGCAAAAATCTAGATTGTACACATACAGGAGTTGCGTATAAATCTGCTGAAGCTGAGATGCTTAGCATGAAGCATTCCTCATATGGATATGATGTGCTTGCTCTCGTTGGAGAACTGCGCTTTAAGCAGCATCGAACAGTTAAAGAAGTTGCTGATGCGTTGAATGAACGAGGTATTCCAACGAGTGAAAGGCATGCTCAAAATTTGTACGAACGCTATCAGACGTTGCTTTCTGCGAGTTTGGATGATCATGTAAACAAAGTACTTGCAGAGACTACCGAACAAAATGGCGGCGTCATCTTATCGATGGATGGCGTTCAGCCTGAGAAAGGGAATGAAACTCTATATGTCCTACGCGAAGTATTCAGCGGCACGGTACTCGCTGCACAAAACATGAAGAGCGGAACGGCAGAAGAGCTGAAGACGCTCATTGAACCCATCATGGAGTTGGGCTATCCAATTGTAGGTATTGTAAGTGACGGGCAAAAATCCATTCGGCTGGCATTTGAGACCTTGTTACCGGATGTGCCTTACCAATACTGTCAGTACCATTATCTGAAGGACATAGCCAAACCCATTATCGAAGCCGATCGTAAATTAAAAATGGAACTCAAAAAAAGCATGCGCGGGATTCGGGACATCGAACGAAAAATAGAACAGGCTGAGATCCAAGCATCCGAGACGGGGAAAACGGAACAGCCAGATTCGGAAACTGCTGAAATTACCGAAGCGCAGATTGCCAAGGGATATGTGGCAGCTGTCCGAGCCTTGCTCCTAGAAGACGGAGATCCACCATTGGAGCTTCCTGGATTAATGATTTATGAACGTGCACAAGCGATTCAGGCTTCTTTACAAAGATGCTTGAGTAAAAAAAGAGCCTAG